A region of Sugiyamaella lignohabitans strain CBS 10342 chromosome A, complete sequence DNA encodes the following proteins:
- the HOL1 gene encoding Hol1p (Putative transporter in the major facilitator superfamily; member of the 12-spanner drug:H(+) antiporter DHA1 family; mutations in membrane-spanning domains permit cation and histidinol uptake; GO_component: GO:0016021 - integral component of membrane [Evidence IEA,IEA]; GO_component: GO:0016021 - integral component of membrane [Evidence ISM] [PMID 12192589]; GO_component: GO:0016020 - membrane [Evidence IEA,IEA]; GO_component: GO:0005739 - mitochondrion [Evidence IDA] [PMID 14576278]; GO_component: GO:0005739 - mitochondrion [Evidence IDA] [PMID 16823961]; GO_component: GO:0005886 - plasma membrane [Evidence ISS] [PMID 8955402]; GO_function: GO:0015665 - alcohol transmembrane transporter activity [Evidence IMP] [PMID 2405251]; GO_function: GO:0022890 - inorganic cation transmembrane transporter activity [Evidence IMP] [PMID 8955402]; GO_process: GO:0006812 - cation transport [Evidence IMP] [PMID 8955402]; GO_process: GO:0015850 - organic hydroxy compound transport [Evidence IMP] [PMID 2405251]; GO_process: GO:0055085 - transmembrane transport [Evidence IEA]; GO_process: GO:0006810 - transport [Evidence IEA]), whose protein sequence is MAFGILEPNDYQGPVTGTVIMMTDSGHNRRRSSATETVDEPSVSETPSSIQSAVLDGDHDVDLEKSTHHDDGLKRTANGIVLNPQPHNDPNDPLNWPIWKRDIALGVIGFQSFIIGGMSPLLAAAFTIMSIEFDVPQTTLAYLVGAYMLAMGVGSVFFAPTAVLYGKRLVYIVALVVFLVGCLVGGASNSFRMLLGARIIMGIGGSPTESLPSASIAEIYFLHERAYRLGIYTLLMLGGKNLIPMVSGFVVGTVGWHWIFWILSMIAGMNLLLTFFFVPETWWDRTPIPNKQSIKETKLAREARANSLRSRASSLGHVNEQELPMSTPDALRIRTQMSRNPSYANPITSHTTPTRRSSRVFHKDGDIATPNNTDPSEHSTATTSAVEPTVSATTKAANTSASTTGTSSNHIRDPDSPSPEQRQGQLHTKFQIDDNLTHHDREGNTSGANDYFSNFSSTHNYNSNEVPTTPQNPRTHTVRKPTFADTVEIAPSPPSADALSRPSLPRGISASSALNPRKPFMKELALINGRFTNDKWWMVALRPFFLYAYPGILFSTFIYSFSVVWLIVISETISKIFSASPYNFPITPVGLLYIATFLGGCMGSAVAGKASDLIVRTLSKRNHGVYEPEFRILMIGPVLIAVTIGMMGFGWSSFDKDLWIVPAIFLFVIGFGCSLGSTTAITYAVDSYKMFAAEALVTFNLTKNVLGFIFSLFVPKFLETSGARTTFVVFGSVQIFVCLFGIPIYIFGKRMRHWTDRVDMIRSLYVLDDDEPANHHDPTD, encoded by the coding sequence ATGGCGTTTGGAATTCTGGAACCTAATGATTATCAGGGGCCGGTCACTGGTACCGTGATCATGATGACTGACTCGGGCCACAACCGTCGACGGTCGTCTGCAACTGAGACTGTGGATGAACCATCTGTTTCGGAAACTCCGTCGTCAATACAGTCTGCTGTTTTGGACGGTGATCATGATGTAGATTTGGAAAAGTCGACTCATCATGACGACGGCCTCAAACGTACTGCTAATGGCATTGTATTGAACCCACAGCCTCATAATGACCCTAATGACCCATTAAATTGGCCTATATGGAAACGAGATATCGCTTTGGGTGTGATAGGATTCCAATCGTTCATTATTGGTGGTATGAGTCCACtacttgctgctgcttttacTATTATGTCTATTGAATTTGATGTTCCTCAGACTACTCTGGCTTATTTAGTCGGTGCTTATATGCTGGCTATGGGTGTGGgatctgttttttttgcacCAACTGCTGTCCTTTATGGTAAACGTCTGGTATATATCGTAGCGTTGGTTGTATTTCTAGTCGGTTGTTTAGTGGGTGGTGCCAGTAATTCTTTTCGAATGCTGCTAGGAGCAAGAATTATCATGGGTATTGGAGGATCTCCAACTGAGTCTTTACCATCGGCATCGATtgctgaaatttattttttacaTGAGCGTGCCTACCGTCTGGGTATTTATACTTTATTGATGTTGGGTGGTAAGAACCTTATTCCCATGGTGTCTGGATTTGTAGTGGGTACGGTGGGATGGCACTGGATCTTCTGGATTCTTTCCATGATTGCTGGAATGAATCTTTtattgacttttttctttgttcCAGAGACATGGTGGGATAGAACTCCTATTCCAAATAAACAGAGTATCAAGGAAACAAAGCTAGCACGGGAAGCTCGTGCTAATTCATTACGATCTCGTGCGTCATCGTTGGGTCATGTTAATGAACAAGAATTGCCAATGTCCACACCAGATGCACTAAGAATTCGTACTCAAATGTCTCGAAACCCTTCATATGCCAATCCTATTACCTCACATACCACTCCCACTAGAAGGTCATCAAGAGTGTTCCACAAAGACGGAGATATAGCAACTCCTAATAACACCGATCCTAGTGAGCATTCTACTGCAACCACTTCGGCAGTAGAACCAACTGTTAGTGCCACCACCAAAGCTGCCAATACCAGTGCGTCCACGACTGGAACCTCGTCAAATCACATACGAGATCCTGATTCTCCATCGCCAGAACAAAGACAGGGCCAACTTCATACCAAGTTTCAAATCGACGATAATCTCACTCATCATGATCGTGAAGGTAACACCAGCGGTGCGAATGATTACTTTTCCAACTTTTCATCTACTCATAACTATAACTCAAACGAGGTGCCAACGACACCTCAGAACCCTCGAACTCACACTGTGCGAAAACCGACATTCGCCGATACTGTCGAAATAGCTCCTAGTCCACCATCAGCAGATGCTTTATCACGACCGTCACTCCCTCGTGGTATTAGTGCCAGCTCAGCACTCAATCCCCGGAAACCATTTATGAAAGAACTGGCTCTAATTAATGGACGGTTCACCAACGATAAATGGTGGATGGTCGCTCTTCGCCCATTTTTCCTGTATGCATATCCCGGGATCCTATTTTCAACATTTATCTACTCGTTCAGCGTGGTTTGGCTTATTGTAATCTCAGAGACCATATCAAAGATCTTCTCGGCTAGCCCTTACAATTTCCCCATCACACCAGTCGGTCTGTTATATATTGCTACGTTTCTTGGCGGATGTATGGGTTCTGCCGTTGCTGGTAAGGCATCTGACCTGATTGTCCGGACCCTGTCCAAGCGCAACCACGGTGTTTACGAGCCGGAATTCAGAATTCTCATGATCGGCCCCGTGCTGATTGCTGTTACAATTGGCATGATGGGATTTGGATGGTCTTCTTTTGACAAGGATCTCTGGATAGTTCCTgctatatttttgtttgtcaTCGGCTTCGGCTGTTCACTCGGCTCGACCACCGCCATCACCTACGCAGTAGACTCTTACAAAATGTTTGCTGCCGAGGCTCTAGTCACATTCAATCTAACCAAGAACGTTCTTGGATTCATCTTCTCGCTCTTTGTGCCGAAGTTCCTCGAGACCTCCGGTGCACGCACCACTTTCGTGGTTTTTGGCAGTGTTCAgatatttgtttgtttatttggAATTCCCATCTACATCTTTGGCAAGCGTATGCGCCATTGGACCGACAGGGTCGACATGATCCGGTCTCTCTATGTCCTGGACGACGACGAACCCGCCAACCATCACGACCCTACTGACTAG
- the BNA2 gene encoding dioxygenase BNA2 (Putative tryptophan 2,3-dioxygenase or indoleamine 2,3-dioxygenase; required for de novo biosynthesis of NAD from tryptophan via kynurenine; interacts genetically with telomere capping gene CDC13; regulated by Hst1p and Aftp; GO_component: GO:0005737 - cytoplasm [Evidence IDA] [PMID 11914276]; GO_function: GO:0051213 - dioxygenase activity [Evidence IEA]; GO_function: GO:0020037 - heme binding [Evidence IEA]; GO_function: GO:0033754 - indoleamine 2,3-dioxygenase activity [Evidence IEA]; GO_function: GO:0033754 - indoleamine 2,3-dioxygenase activity [Evidence IDA] [PMID 21170645]; GO_function: GO:0046872 - metal ion binding [Evidence IEA]; GO_function: GO:0016491 - oxidoreductase activity [Evidence IEA]; GO_process: GO:0034354 - 'de novo' NAD biosynthetic process from tryptophan [Evidence IGI] [PMID 12062417]; GO_process: GO:0009435 - NAD biosynthetic process [Evidence IEA]; GO_process: GO:0055114 - oxidation-reduction process [Evidence IEA]; GO_process: GO:0019441 - tryptophan catabolic process to kynurenine [Evidence IC] [PMID 21170645]), producing the protein MLPEIPRLEDYDISPLTGFLPETVPLARLPSYFDAWENLVENLPALILTKRLRTLVDKIPVLSTDNLTTEPEWRRACVILGFLSHGYVWASSDEPSEHLPKQLAEPWLKVSDHFELPPINTYAGVCLWNFKTVLPAEPQEWGLDNLATLNTFTGCIDESWFYLVSTAIERQGAPCLVAGLEAIRACRDYDSDKVVRNLQFLAESIDAINTSLGRMYEMCDPHTFYYRIRPFLAGWKNMKDAGLPHGVRYGDETEYRAYSGGSNAQSSLIQALDILLNVEHHPTGEHQHRPPPTVLLSKVTEAGISTPKKNNFIEEMRRYMPGPHRRFLESLTQVAEIRDYVVANSEKTPALTLSYDACLAMLRTFRDKHIQIVSRYIILQAQAKNNAGPRPIADTRRHGLAAASKASRGTGGTALLPFLKQARDETGDSAAGTWGKRLLTENRNLLSKLTAKRNITFSSESEPEENSTSTSSASKSSKRLKTAPDTSELRGLATSWQVGADDNSGVTHW; encoded by the coding sequence ATGCTTCCTGAAATTCCCCGTTTAGAAGACTACGATATCTCGCCTTTGACAGGGTTCCTACCGGAAACGGTTCCTTTGGCAAGACTTCCGTCGTATTTTGATGCATGGGAGAACCTTGTAGAGAACCTTCCGGCTCTTATTCTCACAAAACGATTGCGAACTCTGGTTGACAAGATCCCAGTTTTGTCTACTGATAATTTAACGACAGAACCCGAATGGCGCCGAGCTTGTGTGATTCTGGGATTCTTATCACATGGATACGTATGGGCTTCAAGTGACGAGCCTTCAGAACACTTGCCGAAGCAGTTGGCTGAGCCATGGTTGAAGGTCAGTGACCATTTTGAACTGCCTCCTATTAACACATATGCTGGTGTCTGTCTCTGGAACTTCAAGACTGTTCTGCCAGCAGAACCGCAAGAGTGGGGTCTAGACAATCTCGCTACTTTAAACACATTCACAGGATGCATTGACGAGTCGTGGTTCTACCTTGTCAGCACCGCTATTGAGCGACAGGGAGCACCTTGTTTGGTTGCTGGTCTTGAAGCTATTCGTGCTTGTAGAGATTATGACTCTGACAAAGTGGTCCGAAACTTGCAGTTTCTCGCTGAATCCATTGATGCTATCAATACCAGTTTGGGTAGAATGTATGAGATGTGTGATCCTCATACATTCTATTACCGTATCCGACCATTTTTGGCTGGTTGGAAGAATATGAAGGACGCTGGTCTGCCACATGGAGTACGATATGGCGATGAGACCGAGTATAGAGCATACTCTGGAGGCAGTAATGCCCAGAGCTCACTTATTCAAGCATTAGACATTCTATTAAATGTAGAGCATCATCCGACCGGAGAACATCAGCAtcgaccaccaccaactgtACTGCTCTCGAAAGTGACTGAAGCTGGTATTTCGACACCTAAAAAGAATAACTTCATTGAAGAAATGAGACGATACATGCCAGGACCACATCGAAGATTCCTCGAGTCACTGACCCAAGTAGCAGAGATTCGTGATTATGTCGTTGCTAATAGTGAAAAGACGCCAGCATTGACTCTGTCTTATGATGCTTGTCTAGCAATGCTGCGTACTTTCCGTGACAAGCATATTCAGATTGTGTCTCGATATATCATTCTCCAGGCACAAGCCAAAAATAATGCTGGTCCACGTCCTATTGCTGATACACGTCGTCACGGACTCGCTGCTGCATCTAAAGCCAGCAGAGGAACTGGAGGTACTGCTTTATTGCCCTTCCTCAAACAAGCTCGAGACGAGACTGGTGACAGTGCTGCTGGAACCTGGGGCAAGCGTTTACTGACTGAAAACCGCAATCTCCTCAGCAAACTCACTGCCAAGCGCAATATCACCTTCAGCTCTGAAAGCGAGCCTGAAGAAAACTCGACCTCGACCAGCTCGGCCTCGAAATCTAGCAAACGCCTTAAGACTGCCCCGGACACCAGCGAGCTCCGTGGCCTCGCAACGTCATGGCAGGTCGGTGCTGACGACAATAGCGGCGTCACCCACTGGTAA
- the MAE1 gene encoding malate dehydrogenase (oxaloacetate-decarboxylating) (Mitochondrial malic enzyme; catalyzes the oxidative decarboxylation of malate to pyruvate, which is a key intermediate in sugar metabolism and a precursor for synthesis of several amino acids; GO_component: GO:0005759 - mitochondrial matrix [Evidence IEA]; GO_component: GO:0005739 - mitochondrion [Evidence IEA]; GO_component: GO:0005739 - mitochondrion [Evidence IDA] [PMID 14576278]; GO_component: GO:0005739 - mitochondrion [Evidence IDA] [PMID 16823961]; GO_component: GO:0005739 - mitochondrion [Evidence IDA] [PMID 9603875]; GO_function: GO:0051287 - NAD binding [Evidence IEA]; GO_function: GO:0004471 - malate dehydrogenase (decarboxylating) (NAD+) activity [Evidence IEA,IEA]; GO_function: GO:0004470 - malic enzyme activity [Evidence IEA]; GO_function: GO:0004470 - malic enzyme activity [Evidence IDA,ISS] [PMID 9603875]; GO_function: GO:0046872 - metal ion binding [Evidence IEA]; GO_function: GO:0008948 - oxaloacetate decarboxylase activity [Evidence IEA]; GO_function: GO:0016491 - oxidoreductase activity [Evidence IEA]; GO_process: GO:0006520 - cellular amino acid metabolic process [Evidence IMP] [PMID 9603875]; GO_process: GO:0006108 - malate metabolic process [Evidence IEA]; GO_process: GO:0055114 - oxidation-reduction process [Evidence IEA,IEA]; GO_process: GO:0006090 - pyruvate metabolic process [Evidence IMP] [PMID 9603875]), with amino-acid sequence MFSIIYTPTQGEAIERYSRLFRKPSGVFLDIDETKDIEQILLHYGNNEDIDYIVVTDSEGILGIGDQGVGGIGISIAKLALMTVCAGINPNRTLAVVLDVGTDNEEKLKDPLYLGNRRPRVRGERYDQFVDKFVKAVQKLYPKAMLHFEDFGTKNALNILNKYRPQMSCFNDDIQGTGAVTCSTLSAAAKHLQKDLTECRILLYGAGSAGTVSGLFASGGWGAAPDPAALLACLESVFGE; translated from the coding sequence ATGTTCAGCATCATTTATACCCCTACTCAGGGAGAGGCTATTGAACGTTATTCACGGTTGTTTAGAAAACCCAGTGGTGTGTTTTTGGATATCGACGAGACTAAGGATATCGAGCAGATCTTGTTACACTACGGTAATAATGAGGATATCGATTATATCGTTGTCACGGACTCGGAAGGCATTTTGGGTATTGGAGACCAGGGTGTAGGAGGTATTGGTATTTCCATTGCCAAGCTTGCTTTGATGACTGTGTGTGCTGGTATTAATCCTAATAGAACTCTTGCTGTGGTTTTGGATGTTGGTACTGATAACGAGGAGAAGCTTAAAGATCCTCTGTATCTCGGTAATCGAAGACCTCGTGTCCGTGGTGAACGTTATGACCAGTTTGTAGACAAGTTCGTCAAGGCTGTGCAGAAACTGTACCCCAAGGCCATGCTCCATTTCGAGGATTTTGGAACCAAAAACGCATTGAACATTCTGAACAAATACCGTCCTCAGATGTCCTGTTTCAACGACGATATCCAGGGCACCGGTGCTGTCACCTGTAGCACACTGTCTGCCGCTGCTAAACACCTGCAAAAGGATCTCACCGAGTGCCGAATCCTTCTTTACGGTGCTGGAAGTGCTGGTACTGTAAGTGGCCtgtttgcctccggcggctggggcgctgccccagaccccgcagCTCTTCTCGCTTGCCTCGAGTCGGTGTTTGGGGAGTGA
- the MAE1 gene encoding malate dehydrogenase (oxaloacetate-decarboxylating) (Mitochondrial malic enzyme; catalyzes the oxidative decarboxylation of malate to pyruvate, which is a key intermediate in sugar metabolism and a precursor for synthesis of several amino acids; GO_component: GO:0005759 - mitochondrial matrix [Evidence IEA]; GO_component: GO:0005739 - mitochondrion [Evidence IEA]; GO_component: GO:0005739 - mitochondrion [Evidence IDA] [PMID 14576278]; GO_component: GO:0005739 - mitochondrion [Evidence IDA] [PMID 16823961]; GO_component: GO:0005739 - mitochondrion [Evidence IDA] [PMID 9603875]; GO_function: GO:0051287 - NAD binding [Evidence IEA]; GO_function: GO:0004471 - malate dehydrogenase (decarboxylating) (NAD+) activity [Evidence IEA,IEA]; GO_function: GO:0004470 - malic enzyme activity [Evidence IEA]; GO_function: GO:0004470 - malic enzyme activity [Evidence IDA,ISS] [PMID 9603875]; GO_function: GO:0046872 - metal ion binding [Evidence IEA]; GO_function: GO:0008948 - oxaloacetate decarboxylase activity [Evidence IEA]; GO_function: GO:0016491 - oxidoreductase activity [Evidence IEA]; GO_process: GO:0006520 - cellular amino acid metabolic process [Evidence IMP] [PMID 9603875]; GO_process: GO:0006108 - malate metabolic process [Evidence IEA]; GO_process: GO:0055114 - oxidation-reduction process [Evidence IEA,IEA]; GO_process: GO:0006090 - pyruvate metabolic process [Evidence IMP] [PMID 9603875]): MVSHFVAKGRTEEEAKKNMFLMDRYGLLKESLADKMTLGQKSFMVPDADWEGVDTTSLLEVVKAIKPHILIGCSTRAGAFTEDIVKEMAKHVERPIILPLSNPTRLHEAVPADLIKWTDGKALVATGSPFPPVDGVSYTRPPTQRLERSERSHGVWGRAPAAGGTSTPASLLTMKACHFREQ; encoded by the coding sequence ATGGTTTCACACTTTGTTGCCAAAGGACGAACTGAGGAAGAAGCCAAGAAGAATATGTTTTTGATGGACAGATACGGTTTGTTGAAGGAGTCGCTCGCTGATAAGATGACTCTGGGTCAGAAAAGTTTCATGGTGCCAGATGCTGATTGGGAAGGCGTCGACACCACTTCTTTGCTCGAAGTTGTTAAAGCTATTAAGCCCCATATCCTCATTGGCTGTTCGACTAGAGCTGGCGCCTTTACGGAAGACATTGTAAAGGAGATGGCCAAGCATGTAGAGCGTCCCATCATTCTCCCTCTCAGTAACCCCACCAGACTGCACGAGGCAGTTCCTGCTGATTTGATCAAATGGACAGACGGCAAGGCCCTTGTAGCCACCGGTTCGCCATTCCCACCCGTCGACGGAGTAAGTTACACCCGACcccccacgcaacgacttgagcgaagcgagaggagccacggggtctggggcagagccccagccgccggaggcacttCCACCCCAGCAAGTTTACTAACCATGAAAGCGTGTCATTTCCGAGAACAATAA
- the MAE1 gene encoding malate dehydrogenase (oxaloacetate-decarboxylating) (Mitochondrial malic enzyme; catalyzes the oxidative decarboxylation of malate to pyruvate, which is a key intermediate in sugar metabolism and a precursor for synthesis of several amino acids; GO_component: GO:0005759 - mitochondrial matrix [Evidence IEA]; GO_component: GO:0005739 - mitochondrion [Evidence IEA]; GO_component: GO:0005739 - mitochondrion [Evidence IDA] [PMID 14576278]; GO_component: GO:0005739 - mitochondrion [Evidence IDA] [PMID 16823961]; GO_component: GO:0005739 - mitochondrion [Evidence IDA] [PMID 9603875]; GO_function: GO:0051287 - NAD binding [Evidence IEA]; GO_function: GO:0004471 - malate dehydrogenase (decarboxylating) (NAD+) activity [Evidence IEA,IEA]; GO_function: GO:0004470 - malic enzyme activity [Evidence IEA]; GO_function: GO:0004470 - malic enzyme activity [Evidence IDA,ISS] [PMID 9603875]; GO_function: GO:0046872 - metal ion binding [Evidence IEA]; GO_function: GO:0008948 - oxaloacetate decarboxylase activity [Evidence IEA]; GO_function: GO:0016491 - oxidoreductase activity [Evidence IEA]; GO_process: GO:0006520 - cellular amino acid metabolic process [Evidence IMP] [PMID 9603875]; GO_process: GO:0006108 - malate metabolic process [Evidence IEA]; GO_process: GO:0055114 - oxidation-reduction process [Evidence IEA,IEA]; GO_process: GO:0006090 - pyruvate metabolic process [Evidence IMP] [PMID 9603875]) has product MIAAAVEALANQSPLLSDPNGGLLPDVTDIMEISAHVATAVVLEAVKQGLAEVLNETRPGTDDKVSIPTDFDECLQWVKAQMWRPEYRPLRLVEEKEPRTV; this is encoded by the coding sequence atgattgctgctgctgttgaggcTCTTGCCAACCAGTCGCCATTGCTGTCTGATCCTAATGGCGGGCTTCTTCCTGATGTGACTGATATTATGGAGATTTCTGCTCATGTTGCTACTGCAGTTGTTCTGGAAGCTGTTAAACAAGGATTGGCTGAGGTTCTCAATGAGACCAGACCAGGTACAGACGATAAGGTCAGTATTCCCACTGACTTTGACGAGTGTTTGCAATGGGTTAAGGCCCAGATGTGGAGACCTGAGTACAGACCATTGCGTCTTGTCGAGGAGAAGGAGCCAAGAACGGTTTGA